A window of Bacteroidota bacterium contains these coding sequences:
- a CDS encoding response regulator transcription factor yields the protein MIKVVIFEDNRSLREGLNAMIGGTPGFLCAGAFPNCNNLLKNIAETKPDVVLMDIEMPGMNGIEAVSLIKEDYPNIKILMETIFDDDEKIFSSICAGAEGYILKHTSPAEIMEAIKEIYEGGSPMTPSIANRVLKMIKEKPAFGDKESFDLSPREKEILSCLVKGMSYKMVADTCFISIETVNVHIKNIYKKLHVHSKSEAVAKAIRGRIV from the coding sequence ATGATCAAGGTTGTAATTTTTGAAGATAATCGAAGCTTGCGTGAAGGTCTGAATGCCATGATTGGAGGTACACCGGGCTTTTTGTGTGCCGGCGCATTTCCCAATTGCAATAATCTTTTAAAGAATATTGCGGAGACAAAACCAGATGTAGTGCTGATGGATATTGAAATGCCGGGAATGAATGGTATTGAAGCAGTATCGCTGATCAAAGAGGATTATCCCAATATAAAAATTCTGATGGAAACAATTTTTGATGATGATGAAAAAATATTCAGTTCAATCTGTGCCGGGGCTGAAGGTTATATATTAAAACATACTTCGCCTGCAGAGATCATGGAGGCCATCAAAGAAATTTATGAAGGTGGCAGCCCAATGACCCCTTCTATTGCCAACCGTGTTTTAAAAATGATAAAAGAAAAACCCGCATTCGGCGATAAAGAATCATTCGATCTTTCACCCCGTGAAAAAGAAATTCTTTCCTGCCTTGTAAAAGGTATGAGTTATAAAATGGTTGCTGACACCTGTTTCATCAGCATAGAAACTGTCAATGTTCATATAAAGAACATTTATAAAAAACTGCATGTACATTCCAAATCCGAAGCTGTTGCAAAAGCGATAAGAGGAAGAATTGTGTAA
- a CDS encoding DMT family protein translates to MIAARTILLLIASNIFMTFAWYYHLKQQGWSLSKAILISWGIALFEYILMVPANRIGFEKGMTGFQLKITQEVITLVVFAIFAVFYLKEPFHWKYLVSFVFLLLAVFFMFTKKF, encoded by the coding sequence ATGATCGCAGCCAGAACAATTCTGCTATTAATCGCATCCAACATCTTTATGACCTTTGCCTGGTATTATCATTTAAAACAACAAGGCTGGTCGTTATCGAAAGCAATACTGATAAGCTGGGGCATAGCTCTATTTGAGTATATCCTGATGGTGCCGGCTAACCGCATCGGTTTTGAAAAAGGAATGACAGGTTTCCAGTTAAAGATCACACAAGAAGTAATTACATTGGTTGTATTCGCAATATTTGCTGTATTCTACCTGAAAGAGCCATTTCATTGGAAATACCTGGTGAGCTTTGTATTCCTGTTGCTGGCAGTGTTCTTTATGTTTACCAAGAAATTTTAA
- the smc gene encoding chromosome segregation protein SMC, translated as MRLKSLEIKGFKSFADKTVVRFDEGITGIIGPNGCGKSNIVDSIRWVIGEQKISHLRSENLEALVFNGSKTRSASGLAEVNLTFENTKNLLPTEFNTVTITRKFYKSGESEYRLNDVQCRLKDIQNLFMDTGISTDSYAIIELGMVDDLIKDKDNSRRRMLEQAAGISIYKTRKKEAKAKLEATEQDLARIEDLLFEINNQLKSLESQAKKAEKYHEIKKEYREVSIELAKAALEGFNISYKELNLQHDEETDKRLKAETEIKSEEARLEAERLSLIEKEKELQQMQHVFNEMLQSVRSKENEKNLSAQRISHLKEKENSLREFLTKAGGQQKGVEEGIQFTTTQLQEEEKRFMQLQEELGQLRTAADEKRNVLDEKRKAVEQVRNEQQQIQRSQFDAEKKVAVADSSVNNLQRLIGQIEEERKHREEHRHHVDQERILKEKELGIKKVDLEQLQQHNENTKDQILQTQSVLDVLRNKLAEESRKLDAKKNEYDLLKSMIDSMEGYPDSVKFLHNNPLWTDNSPILSDILYVKEEYRTALENVLEPYLNYYIADNLHAGLYAVGLLEEHKKGKANFFLLDKFETNNTNEHQLEGGIPALSVVEVDEKYKGLAEHLLGNVFIADNEEVLQNSNGFVVIEKNGRYVKGKYSLTGGSVGLFEGNKIGRVKNLEKLNEEIRKQEAVVEVLRADIQARHNEVIAFNEDLRESAIRETDVEISQLTNQVFALHNKLENLHSMQNNSQHRLEELNLQMQQTNSSVEGVRKSLTDYLQQLEVVGVRLSDADETFKAAEADYNTANTAYNEFNLSVTRQQSKISSLKQELEFKNNQLNDLNQQIEINTGSLNETIQSLEQSEAELKEIEDQLFQLMHSKEDEEKKLNEADQAYYNFRNALNEKESELRHKLKEKEMMEHLLGEIKDRLNELKLQLAGMKERMHVEFRINIEDIIDEPRTGDTPAEELQEKSDKMKKRLENLGEVNPTAIEAFTEMKKRYDFITEQKSDLVTAKDSLLKTIEEVELTANQKFLDTFNTVREHFHKVFQTLFTSDDQCDLVLENPDNLAETGIDVIAKPKGKRPTSLTQLSGGERTLTATALLFAIYLIKPAPFCILDEVDAPLDDANVSKFTNMIRQFSDNSQFIIVTHNKMTMSTVDVIYGVTMQEPGVSKLVPVDFRNLEN; from the coding sequence GTGAGATTAAAATCCCTTGAAATCAAAGGCTTTAAAAGCTTCGCCGATAAAACCGTTGTAAGATTTGACGAAGGCATAACGGGCATTATCGGCCCCAATGGCTGTGGCAAAAGCAATATTGTGGACAGCATCCGCTGGGTAATTGGTGAGCAAAAGATCAGCCACCTGCGTAGCGAAAACCTTGAGGCGCTGGTTTTCAATGGCTCCAAAACCCGCAGTGCAAGCGGCCTTGCCGAGGTAAACCTAACTTTCGAGAATACCAAGAACCTGTTGCCGACAGAGTTCAATACCGTTACCATCACCCGTAAATTTTATAAAAGCGGCGAGAGTGAGTACCGCCTGAATGATGTGCAGTGCCGCCTGAAGGATATCCAGAACCTGTTTATGGATACGGGTATCAGCACCGACAGCTATGCGATCATCGAGCTGGGCATGGTGGATGACCTGATCAAGGACAAGGACAATAGCCGCCGCCGGATGCTGGAGCAGGCTGCCGGTATTTCCATTTATAAAACAAGAAAGAAAGAGGCCAAGGCTAAATTGGAAGCTACCGAGCAGGACCTTGCGAGAATCGAGGATCTGCTTTTTGAGATCAATAACCAACTGAAAAGTCTGGAGAGCCAGGCTAAGAAGGCTGAGAAATACCACGAGATCAAAAAAGAGTATCGTGAAGTGAGTATTGAGCTGGCTAAAGCTGCGCTTGAAGGTTTTAATATTTCTTACAAAGAACTAAACCTGCAGCATGATGAAGAAACCGATAAAAGACTGAAAGCTGAAACAGAAATAAAAAGTGAAGAAGCAAGACTCGAAGCAGAACGTTTATCGCTGATCGAAAAAGAAAAAGAATTGCAGCAGATGCAACATGTGTTTAATGAAATGTTGCAATCGGTACGTTCAAAAGAAAATGAAAAGAATCTTTCTGCACAACGTATATCACACTTAAAAGAAAAAGAAAATAGCCTGCGTGAATTTTTGACTAAAGCAGGCGGCCAGCAAAAAGGAGTAGAGGAAGGAATTCAATTTACCACTACACAGTTGCAGGAAGAAGAGAAACGCTTTATGCAATTGCAGGAAGAACTGGGACAATTACGTACAGCTGCTGATGAAAAAAGAAATGTACTGGATGAAAAAAGAAAAGCTGTTGAACAGGTTCGTAATGAGCAGCAGCAAATTCAGCGTAGCCAGTTTGATGCAGAGAAGAAAGTTGCTGTTGCAGATAGTTCTGTAAATAATCTTCAGCGTTTAATAGGACAGATAGAAGAAGAAAGAAAACATAGGGAAGAACACCGTCATCATGTAGACCAGGAAAGAATACTGAAAGAAAAAGAACTGGGCATAAAGAAAGTGGACCTGGAGCAATTGCAACAGCATAATGAAAACACTAAAGACCAGATCTTACAAACACAATCAGTGTTGGATGTGTTGCGCAATAAACTGGCAGAAGAAAGCCGCAAGCTGGATGCTAAAAAGAATGAGTATGATCTGTTGAAGAGTATGATCGATTCAATGGAAGGCTATCCAGACAGCGTAAAATTTTTACATAACAATCCCCTGTGGACAGATAATTCACCGATACTTTCTGATATTCTTTATGTAAAAGAAGAATATCGTACAGCATTAGAGAATGTGCTGGAGCCTTACCTGAATTATTATATTGCCGATAACCTGCACGCAGGTTTGTATGCAGTCGGTTTATTAGAAGAGCATAAAAAAGGAAAAGCGAATTTCTTTTTGTTAGACAAATTTGAAACGAATAACACGAATGAACACCAATTGGAAGGTGGTATTCCTGCATTATCGGTTGTTGAAGTAGATGAAAAATATAAGGGATTAGCAGAACATTTATTGGGTAATGTATTTATTGCCGATAATGAAGAAGTGTTACAGAACAGCAATGGTTTTGTAGTAATTGAAAAGAATGGCCGTTATGTAAAAGGGAAATATTCTTTAACAGGTGGCAGTGTTGGTTTGTTTGAAGGAAATAAGATCGGCCGTGTAAAGAACCTTGAAAAACTGAATGAAGAAATAAGAAAGCAGGAAGCAGTTGTAGAAGTGCTGCGTGCAGATATCCAGGCGAGGCATAATGAAGTGATCGCTTTCAATGAAGATCTGCGTGAGTCAGCTATCCGTGAGACGGATGTTGAAATTTCACAACTCACTAACCAGGTATTTGCCCTGCATAATAAACTGGAGAATCTTCATTCGATGCAGAATAATAGCCAGCATCGTTTGGAAGAACTGAACCTGCAGATGCAGCAAACGAATAGTTCGGTAGAAGGTGTAAGAAAATCTCTTACCGATTATTTGCAACAATTAGAAGTAGTAGGAGTGAGGCTGAGTGACGCAGATGAAACATTTAAAGCCGCTGAAGCGGATTATAATACTGCGAATACTGCTTATAATGAATTCAATCTTTCTGTTACCCGCCAGCAAAGTAAGATCAGTTCGCTGAAGCAGGAACTGGAGTTTAAGAATAACCAGTTGAATGATCTTAACCAACAGATCGAGATCAATACGGGTTCACTGAATGAAACAATACAAAGCCTTGAGCAATCTGAAGCTGAGTTGAAAGAAATAGAAGATCAGTTATTCCAACTGATGCATAGCAAGGAAGATGAAGAAAAGAAACTAAATGAAGCAGACCAGGCTTATTATAATTTCCGTAATGCACTGAATGAAAAAGAAAGCGAACTGCGCCATAAGCTGAAGGAAAAAGAAATGATGGAGCATTTGCTCGGCGAAATAAAAGATAGACTGAATGAACTGAAACTACAATTGGCAGGAATGAAGGAACGAATGCATGTAGAGTTCCGCATCAATATTGAAGATATTATTGATGAACCAAGAACAGGAGATACACCGGCGGAAGAGTTGCAGGAGAAAAGTGACAAGATGAAAAAACGTTTGGAGAATCTTGGTGAAGTGAATCCTACGGCAATTGAAGCATTCACTGAAATGAAGAAGCGTTATGATTTCATCACGGAACAAAAGAGCGATTTGGTGACTGCTAAGGATAGTTTATTAAAAACGATAGAAGAAGTAGAATTAACGGCTAACCAGAAATTCTTAGATACATTTAATACTGTAAGAGAACATTTCCATAAGGTTTTCCAAACCCTGTTTACATCAGATGACCAGTGTGATCTTGTTTTGGAAAATCCTGATAACCTCGCTGAAACAGGAATTGATGTAATTGCAAAACCTAAAGGCAAACGTCCAACATCACTTACCCAGCTGAGCGGTGGTGAAAGAACATTGACAGCGACAGCATTGTTGTTTGCGATCTACTTAATTAAACCTGCCCCATTCTGTATACTCGATGAGGTTGATGCCCCGTTGGATGATGCGAATGTGAGCAAGTTTACCAATATGATCCGCCAGTTCAGTGATAACTCACAGTTCATCATTGTAACCCACAATAAAATGACAATGAGTACGGTTGATGTTATTTATGGTGTAACTATGCAGGAGCCGGGAGTTAGTAAGTTGGTGCCGGTGGATTTTAGGAACCTGGAGAATTAG
- a CDS encoding CsbD family protein, producing MDSLRIKGHWDELKGKLKEKYANLTDDDLKYEEGKDDQFWGRVEQKTGKAKDEIEKWFRELKPGK from the coding sequence ATGGACTCACTAAGAATAAAAGGTCATTGGGATGAGTTGAAAGGAAAATTGAAAGAGAAATATGCTAATTTAACCGATGATGATCTTAAATATGAAGAAGGAAAGGACGATCAATTTTGGGGTAGAGTAGAGCAAAAAACAGGTAAGGCAAAGGATGAAATTGAAAAATGGTTTAGAGAGCTTAAGCCAGGAAAATAA
- a CDS encoding acyl-ACP desaturase — protein sequence MHYLAQKIDSIIDEFLKKIDTNWQPADFLPVSTNENFTKEIKELQAECKELPYDYMAVLVGDTITEEALPTYESWLMDIDGITKEEPQGWSKWIRMWSAEENRHGDLLNKFLYLSGRVNMQQMEISTQYLIADGMESGAARDPYKNFVYTSFQELATNISHRRTATLAKKHGSNQLSQICGVIAADEARHAKAYKSFVTKIFEVDASEMMLAFEDMMRKRIVMPAHFLRQAGETIGKTFTHFSDAAQRLGVYTSLDYTHILESLIKEWDIANISSLTGTAEKARDYLMTLPERFKKISERGLKAPVEFQFSWIRS from the coding sequence ATGCATTACCTGGCGCAAAAAATTGACAGTATTATTGATGAATTTCTGAAAAAGATTGATACCAACTGGCAGCCCGCCGATTTTTTACCTGTAAGCACAAACGAAAATTTTACCAAAGAGATAAAAGAACTACAGGCAGAATGTAAAGAACTGCCGTATGATTATATGGCTGTTCTTGTTGGCGATACTATTACCGAAGAAGCCCTGCCTACTTATGAAAGCTGGTTGATGGATATAGATGGTATAACAAAAGAAGAGCCGCAAGGATGGAGTAAATGGATACGGATGTGGTCTGCGGAAGAGAACAGGCATGGCGACCTGCTGAATAAATTTTTGTATCTCTCTGGTCGTGTGAATATGCAACAGATGGAAATAAGCACCCAGTATTTAATAGCAGATGGCATGGAAAGCGGCGCTGCAAGGGATCCGTACAAAAATTTTGTATACACTTCTTTCCAGGAGCTGGCCACAAATATTTCTCACCGGCGCACAGCTACGCTAGCCAAAAAACATGGCAGCAACCAACTTTCACAAATATGCGGTGTTATTGCTGCTGATGAGGCACGCCATGCCAAAGCCTATAAAAGTTTTGTAACAAAAATATTTGAGGTTGATGCCAGCGAAATGATGCTGGCTTTTGAAGACATGATGCGAAAACGTATAGTAATGCCTGCCCATTTTCTACGCCAGGCCGGCGAAACAATCGGTAAAACTTTTACCCACTTCAGCGATGCGGCACAACGCCTCGGTGTGTACACTAGCCTGGATTATACGCACATCTTAGAATCACTGATAAAAGAATGGGATATAGCGAACATCAGCAGTCTTACAGGAACAGCCGAAAAAGCCCGTGATTATTTAATGACTCTTCCCGAACGTTTCAAAAAAATTTCTGAACGTGGTTTAAAAGCACCAGTCGAATTCCAATTTAGCTGGATCAGATCTTGA
- a CDS encoding toll/interleukin-1 receptor domain-containing protein: MYKFLSQIEFSNSKLSLIHGDLTKIPPTDKADIVVVSAFPNNYEPYLNTLVGNFYSKGLDVGLLAKNKAQDLRSSLGCWLSQPLTAEQQAYFNFKRILCFEPKTQSHNPWEVVSSLFRCINNFAFDEEINRVAMPLLATGNQSAPFEEMFPSILESAFFWLEQGLPVESIDIVVYNDHDAERSLQIFESFKENKNDLIDYNDKDLIMPAPEEAGYDGGGDGASEDAGGSGVGNGGGGRTFIEPRTGYDFFISYAHKQKQEVDEFVETMKQQNPLLNIFYDKDSIPVGGQWLKMISDAIGQSEKFVAILSPDYSQSPVCWDEFQCAKLLEYNTKKSNIQTVYFMKDTALPLIMGIYSYVDCTEKDIEALKKAAKKLIT; the protein is encoded by the coding sequence ATGTATAAATTTCTTTCACAAATAGAATTTAGTAATTCAAAACTATCACTGATACATGGTGATCTGACTAAAATTCCTCCAACCGATAAGGCAGATATAGTAGTTGTTTCCGCATTCCCAAACAACTACGAGCCATATCTTAATACATTGGTAGGTAACTTTTATAGTAAAGGACTTGATGTTGGTTTACTTGCAAAAAACAAAGCACAAGACCTCCGTAGCTCACTAGGGTGCTGGCTATCACAACCACTAACAGCAGAGCAGCAGGCTTATTTTAATTTCAAACGAATCCTTTGTTTTGAGCCCAAAACCCAATCACATAATCCCTGGGAAGTAGTGAGCAGCTTGTTTCGTTGTATTAACAATTTTGCCTTTGATGAAGAGATCAATCGTGTTGCAATGCCTTTGCTGGCAACAGGTAATCAAAGTGCGCCGTTTGAGGAAATGTTTCCTTCTATCCTAGAATCTGCTTTTTTCTGGTTAGAACAGGGCCTGCCTGTTGAATCAATTGACATTGTTGTATACAACGATCATGATGCCGAAAGATCGTTACAGATATTTGAGTCATTTAAAGAAAATAAAAATGACCTCATCGATTATAATGATAAAGATCTCATCATGCCTGCACCTGAAGAAGCTGGTTATGATGGAGGCGGTGACGGAGCAAGTGAAGATGCTGGTGGCAGCGGTGTTGGGAATGGTGGAGGGGGAAGAACATTCATAGAACCCCGAACTGGCTATGATTTTTTTATCAGCTATGCACACAAGCAAAAACAGGAAGTGGATGAGTTTGTTGAAACGATGAAGCAACAAAACCCGCTGCTGAATATTTTTTATGATAAGGATAGTATACCGGTTGGCGGGCAATGGTTGAAAATGATTTCGGATGCAATCGGGCAATCAGAAAAATTTGTAGCTATTCTCAGCCCTGACTATTCTCAATCACCGGTTTGCTGGGATGAATTTCAATGTGCCAAGCTATTGGAGTATAACACAAAAAAATCCAATATTCAGACAGTGTATTTTATGAAAGATACTGCTCTGCCATTGATAATGGGAATCTATAGTTATGTTGATTGTACAGAGAAGGATATTGAAGCATTAAAGAAGGCAGCCAAAAAATTAATTACATAA
- a CDS encoding oxidoreductase has protein sequence MIKIFGQLVLFIAAFFSLHSKSQTPTVEMLHSGNKVSIRGLSVVNDNIVWVSGSNGMVGRSNDAGKTWNWYNAKKFIPDDSMKLKADFRDIEAFDGATAIIMSVDAPAYILKTNNGGETWKVVYENKTKGMFLDAMEFWNEQSGIVIGDPIDGRFFIARTFDGGSSWQEIPFDKRPVADSGEAFFAASGTNIRAANRSEAVFVSGGLRSRLFSKNKPIDLPVIQGGQMTGANSVAIADNGKKKGGKIIMVVAGDYLKASSSEKNCVFSNDGGKTWKKPITPPNGYRSSVEFISTKQLVTCGLTGVDYSTDGGMNWAGINKESFNVCRKAKNGTAVFFAGGNGRIGKLIL, from the coding sequence ATGATAAAAATCTTCGGTCAATTGGTGCTTTTTATCGCTGCTTTTTTCAGTCTGCATAGCAAATCACAAACACCAACAGTAGAGATGCTGCACAGCGGTAATAAAGTAAGCATCCGCGGATTGAGTGTGGTGAATGATAATATCGTTTGGGTAAGCGGTAGTAATGGTATGGTTGGCCGCAGCAATGATGCAGGTAAAACATGGAACTGGTATAATGCGAAAAAATTTATTCCGGATGATTCAATGAAACTGAAAGCTGATTTTCGGGATATAGAGGCATTTGACGGAGCTACAGCGATCATTATGTCAGTTGATGCTCCTGCTTATATTTTAAAAACGAATAATGGCGGAGAAACATGGAAAGTAGTGTATGAAAATAAAACAAAGGGAATGTTTCTTGACGCTATGGAATTCTGGAATGAACAAAGTGGTATTGTGATCGGCGATCCCATTGATGGAAGATTTTTTATTGCCAGAACATTTGATGGCGGAAGCAGTTGGCAGGAAATCCCTTTTGATAAAAGGCCTGTTGCAGATAGTGGTGAAGCATTTTTTGCAGCAAGTGGTACGAATATCCGGGCAGCAAACAGAAGCGAAGCTGTATTTGTAAGCGGTGGATTAAGATCAAGATTGTTTTCAAAAAATAAACCTATTGATCTGCCAGTGATACAAGGTGGCCAAATGACCGGGGCCAACTCAGTCGCTATTGCTGATAACGGAAAGAAAAAAGGTGGTAAAATAATAATGGTTGTTGCCGGTGATTATCTTAAAGCATCATCATCCGAAAAGAATTGTGTTTTTTCTAATGATGGTGGTAAAACGTGGAAGAAACCCATTACTCCTCCAAATGGTTATAGAAGTTCAGTAGAATTCATTTCAACAAAACAATTGGTTACATGCGGACTTACTGGTGTTGATTACTCAACCGATGGTGGTATGAACTGGGCTGGCATCAACAAAGAAAGTTTTAATGTATGCCGCAAAGCAAAGAATGGAACAGCTGTTTTCTTTGCCGGTGGAAATGGAAGGATTGGAAAATTGATTTTATAA
- a CDS encoding twin-arginine translocation signal domain-containing protein, whose protein sequence is MKSNNGENNPRRDFLGKIAGGAAALGLSTIINPVSGFADNSFNMDTGNPDEWFKQLKGKHRIVFDVPEPNGIFPFAWPRIFLVTNAATGTNEKDCNVVVVLRHTAIGYAMEDRLWPKYNFGEVFKAEDPKTQKPSTRNPFWKPKQGDYNIPGVGMVPIGINELQESGVLFCVCDMALTVYSGVVAKSLNMDAAEVKKDWMSGLLPGIKVMPAGIWAINRAQEHGCSYCFAG, encoded by the coding sequence ATGAAAAGCAACAATGGTGAAAACAATCCACGCCGGGATTTCCTGGGAAAAATTGCAGGTGGTGCTGCCGCTTTGGGTCTGTCAACTATTATTAATCCTGTAAGCGGGTTTGCAGATAATAGCTTTAATATGGATACCGGCAACCCCGATGAATGGTTTAAACAATTGAAAGGAAAACACAGGATTGTGTTTGATGTTCCGGAACCAAACGGAATATTCCCTTTTGCGTGGCCCAGAATATTTTTAGTTACAAATGCTGCTACAGGTACAAATGAGAAGGATTGCAATGTAGTTGTTGTACTCCGTCATACAGCAATTGGTTATGCAATGGAAGACCGTTTATGGCCTAAATATAATTTTGGAGAAGTGTTTAAAGCTGAGGATCCTAAAACACAAAAACCATCAACCAGGAATCCGTTTTGGAAACCTAAACAGGGCGATTATAATATTCCCGGTGTGGGTATGGTGCCAATCGGCATAAATGAGTTACAGGAAAGTGGTGTTCTGTTTTGTGTATGCGATATGGCATTAACGGTTTACAGCGGTGTTGTGGCAAAATCATTAAACATGGATGCTGCGGAAGTAAAAAAAGATTGGATGAGTGGTCTGTTGCCCGGAATTAAAGTGATGCCTGCAGGCATATGGGCAATTAACCGTGCACAGGAGCATGGATGCTCTTACTGTTTTGCAGGTTAA
- a CDS encoding HAF repeat-containing protein, whose amino-acid sequence MKQKLSQLLLMSSIVLLIVSCKKSIEKPFYQEKAKAAPSSELQSTSLESGPSRAFSINNSGAIAGSATDPDGKIKAFNLKNNDLWYSTDEVKPNGLPEIKFSINEPGDIAGSKISGTGILPMLWRHGQAYELSPLPGQQFGEVYDINNSGVMVGESLNGNFVTPTTMRATVFSLEGDPIDLGTLGGTKASAASINDFGHIVGVADNALNQQRAFLYKDGVMQDLGTLGGIASNANAINNYGEIAGRSLLSNGAIRAFLYKEGVMYDLGTLGGAASVAFGINDKGEVVGFARIATGQAHAFLYKDGVMYDLGTNGGTESRAYGINNRGDVVGQYTNADGSVHGFVYRDGQMYSL is encoded by the coding sequence ATGAAACAAAAATTATCCCAGCTATTGCTTATGAGCTCAATTGTATTGCTCATAGTTTCCTGTAAGAAATCCATTGAAAAACCCTTTTACCAGGAAAAGGCCAAAGCAGCACCATCCTCTGAATTACAATCAACATCTCTTGAATCAGGACCGTCACGGGCATTTAGTATCAACAATTCCGGTGCTATCGCTGGTTCAGCAACTGATCCTGATGGAAAGATCAAAGCTTTTAATTTAAAGAACAACGATCTCTGGTATTCTACTGACGAAGTAAAGCCTAATGGTCTTCCTGAAATTAAATTTTCTATCAACGAGCCCGGTGATATTGCCGGATCAAAGATCAGCGGTACTGGTATTTTACCAATGCTATGGAGACATGGGCAGGCTTATGAGTTAAGTCCACTACCGGGCCAGCAATTCGGTGAAGTATATGATATTAATAATTCAGGAGTGATGGTTGGCGAATCGTTGAATGGAAATTTTGTTACACCTACTACAATGCGTGCCACTGTTTTTTCTCTTGAAGGAGATCCTATTGATCTCGGCACATTGGGTGGGACAAAAGCATCTGCTGCTTCTATAAATGATTTTGGTCATATCGTTGGTGTTGCAGATAATGCACTTAATCAACAAAGGGCATTTTTATACAAAGACGGAGTAATGCAGGACCTCGGAACATTGGGCGGTATAGCTTCAAATGCCAATGCCATAAATAATTATGGCGAAATTGCAGGACGTTCCCTTTTATCCAATGGTGCAATACGGGCATTCTTGTATAAAGAAGGTGTAATGTATGATTTGGGAACATTAGGTGGCGCTGCCAGTGTAGCATTCGGTATAAATGATAAAGGAGAAGTGGTTGGATTTGCAAGAATAGCTACCGGTCAGGCACATGCATTTTTATATAAAGATGGTGTGATGTATGATTTGGGCACAAATGGAGGAACAGAAAGCAGGGCTTATGGAATTAATAACAGGGGAGATGTGGTAGGACAGTATACAAATGCAGATGGCAGTGTGCATGGATTTGTTTACCGTGACGGGCAGATGTATTCATTATAA
- a CDS encoding AhpC/TSA family protein, with product MKRIISTGIFVFLVTFLIAQQSPEGLFPGAKAPDFTGFDQNGNEIKLKDLAKKGPVVLVFYRGYWCPYCNKALKRLEDSLQLITDKGATVIAVTPEINSNIDSTVKKTGAEFSILHDKDMKIMKAYNVAFEVPENTVTRYRNAGLDFTKLNGENGTNLPVPAVYIIDKQRDVIWRYFETDYKKRPSIQAIIDNIK from the coding sequence ATGAAAAGAATAATTTCAACCGGCATTTTTGTTTTCCTTGTTACATTTTTGATTGCCCAGCAAAGTCCTGAAGGATTGTTTCCGGGTGCAAAAGCTCCTGATTTCACCGGCTTTGATCAGAACGGCAATGAAATAAAACTAAAGGACCTCGCAAAGAAAGGGCCTGTCGTATTGGTCTTTTACCGCGGTTATTGGTGTCCTTACTGTAATAAAGCATTGAAGCGACTGGAAGACTCATTGCAACTGATAACTGATAAAGGAGCAACGGTTATTGCCGTAACTCCGGAGATAAATTCAAATATTGACAGTACCGTTAAAAAAACAGGTGCAGAGTTTTCTATCCTTCATGATAAGGATATGAAAATTATGAAAGCCTATAATGTGGCTTTTGAAGTACCCGAGAATACGGTGACACGTTATCGTAATGCTGGTTTGGATTTTACGAAACTAAATGGTGAGAACGGAACCAACCTGCCTGTACCGGCAGTTTATATCATCGATAAACAACGGGATGTGATCTGGAGATATTTTGAAACCGATTATAAGAAAAGACCTTCCATACAGGCGATAATTGACAATATCAAGTAA